The Cervus elaphus chromosome 12, mCerEla1.1, whole genome shotgun sequence genome includes a region encoding these proteins:
- the ZBTB25 gene encoding zinc finger and BTB domain-containing protein 25 isoform X2: MDTASHSLVLLQQLNMQREFGFLCDCTVAIGDVYFKAHRAVLAAFSNYFKMIFIHQTSECIKIQPTDIQPDIFSYLLHIMYTGKGPKQIVDHSRLEEGIRFLHADYLSHIATEMNQVFSPETVQSSNLYGIQISTTQKTAVKPGLEVKEAPSNNSGNRAAVQGDHPQLQLSLAIGLDDGTADQQRAHPASQALEEHQKPPVSIKQERCDPESVISQSRPSPSSEVTGPTFTESGIKIHLCHYCGERFDSRSNLRQHLHTHVSGSLPFGVPASILESNDLGEVHPLNENSEALDCRGLSSFIVKENEQQPDLSNRGATEPLQISQVSLISKDTEPVELNCNFSFSRKRKISCTICGHKFLRKSQLLEHMYTHKGKSYRYNRCQRFGNALAQRFPPYCDSWSDIPLKSSRLSQEQLDSSCALESELTQENVDTILVE; the protein is encoded by the exons ATGGACACAGCTAGCCATAGCCTTGTCCTTCTGCAGCAGCTGAACATGCAGCGAGAATTTGGTTTTCTGTGTGATTGCACCGTTGCTATTGGAGACGTCTACTTCAAAGCCCACAGAGCAGTGCTTGCTGCTTTTTCTAACTATTTCAAGATGATATTTATTCACCAAACAAG tgAATGCATAAAAATACAACCAACTGACATCCAGCCTGACATATTCAGCTATTTGTTGCACATTATGTACACGGGGAAAGGGCCAAAACAGATTGTGGACCATAGTCGTTTGGAGGAAGGGATTCGATTTCTTCACGCCGACTACCTTTCTCACATTGCAACTGAAATGAATCAAGTGTTCTCACCAGAGACTGTGCAGTCCTCAAATTTATATGGCATTCAGATCTCAACGACCCAAAAAACAGCTGTCAAACCAGGGCTGGAGGTCAAGGAAGCTCCTTCCaataacagtggaaacagagctGCTGTCCAGGGTGACCACCCCCAGTTGCAGCTCTCTCTTGCTATTGGGCTGGATGATGGCACTGCAGACCAGCAGAGGGCCCATCCTGCCTCCCAGGCCTTGGAGGAGCACCAGAAGCCCCCAGTGTCCATCAAGCAGGAGAGATGTGACCCAGAATCTGTGATCTCCCAGAGCCGCCCCTCACCTTCATCAGAGGTGACAGGCCCCACTTTCACCGAAAGCGGTATCAAAATACACTTATGCCATTACTGTGGGGAACGTTTTGATTCCCGTAGTAATCTAAGACAACATCTCCACACCCACGTGTCTGGATCCCTCCCATTTGGTGTCCCTGCTTCCATTCTGGAGAGTAATGACCTTGGTGAAGTGCATCCACTTAATGAAAATAGCGAGGCTCTTGACTGCCGCGGGCTCAGCTCCTTTATTGTCAAGGAGAATGAGCAGCAGCCTGACCTCTCAAACCGGGGTGCCACAGAGCCTTTGCAGATCAGTCAGGTGTCTTTGATCTCCAAAGACACCGAGCCAGTAGAATTaaactgtaatttttctttttcaaggaaaagaaaaatcagctgTACCATCTGTGGTCATAAGTTTCTCCGAAAGAGCCAATTGCTggagcacatgtacacacacaaaggTAAATCTTACAGGTATAACCGGTGCCAAAGGTTCGGTAATGCATTAGCCCAGAGATTTCCGCCATATTGTGACAGCTGGTCTGACATCCCCCTGAAAAGTTCTCGTTTGTCACAAGAACAGTTAGATTCATCTTGTGCCTTAGAATCAGAACTCACACAAGAAAATGTGGACACGATCCTGGTTGAGTAG